Proteins from a genomic interval of Papaver somniferum cultivar HN1 chromosome 4, ASM357369v1, whole genome shotgun sequence:
- the LOC113273196 gene encoding uncharacterized protein LOC113273196 — protein sequence MVNIWFTRNKVFFDNIAPDVLNAKKRITRMVKDCEIRLRGYTNKYDYDLQVLHFFDIQYRKMKITKIIECHFTLADENTTLLCCDGASRGNLGNSGYGFIIRDHTGQFIAAESGGLGVTTNFVAEIMGTLCALEWAVKHNNLQVIVNTDSNAAMSVFSNNKLPWFVWARWKLGCKTLRKIHFNHVYREINFSADFFAKKECHLLRGKVLQFSSRPINMQRTEFPGLPYFRFA from the coding sequence ATGGTGAATatatggttcactaggaacaagGTATTTTTTGATAATATTGCTCCTGATGTACTGAACGCAAAGAAGAGAATAACAAGAATGGTAAAGGACTGTGAAATAAGACTTAGAGGCTACACAAATAAATATGACTATGATTTACAGGTTCTGCATTTCTTTGATATACAATACAGGAAGATGAAGATTACTAAAATCATTGAATGCCATTTCACATTAGCCGATGAAAATACTACTCTactttgttgtgatggagcttcAAGAGGTAACCTTGGTAATTCTGGCTATGGTTTTATAATTAGAGATCATACAGGTCAGTTCATAGCTGCTGAGAGTGGAGGACTTGGAGTAACAACAAATTTTGTAGCTGAAATTATGGGAACCTTATGTGCTTTGGAATGGGCAGTAAAACATAACAACCTCCAAGTTATTGTTAATACTGACTCAAATGCAGCAATGTCGGTCTTTTCCAACAACAAATTACCTTGGTTTGTATGGGCCAGATGGAAATTGGGTTGCAAGACTTTGAGGAAAATTCATTTCAATCATGTTTACAGGGAGATCAACTTTTCTGCTGATTTCTTTGCAAAAAAAGAATGTCACCTGCTAAGAGGGAAAGTTCTACAGTTCTCCTCTAGACCAATCAATATGCAGAGAACGGAATTCCCTGGCTTACCATATTTTCGATTTGCTTGA